In Cucurbita pepo subsp. pepo cultivar mu-cu-16 chromosome LG04, ASM280686v2, whole genome shotgun sequence, the following are encoded in one genomic region:
- the LOC111792710 gene encoding putative pentatricopeptide repeat-containing protein At3g15130: MACVHGDQMHFLIWKHGFHAEVFVASALVDITKFMIGPFSLTVLDEPGVENLVHVNNSLIDMYGKCGLFYDVVKLFSRNAYPLSDHTIWVCEHVVCYKFFGHNHGHANQVVELLKEMLREEITPDYITFISVLSACSHTGRVEEGFFYFNSMVEVHGSNPGYEHYACIVDLLGRAEQLNRAKRFIELMPIKPEAELLDLYYVAYEVSNFSYIFDIS; encoded by the exons ATGGCTTGTGTTCATGGAGATCAGATGCATTTTCTAATTTGGAAACATGGATTCCATGCTGAAGTCTTTGTTGCCAGTGCATTGGTCGATAT AACAAAGTTTATGATCGGGCCATTTTCTCTAACTGTTCTTGATGAG CCTGGTGTCGAGAATTTGGTTCATGTTAATAACTCGCTGATTGACATGTATGGTAAATGTGGCTTGTTTTATGATGTTGTGAAGTTGTTCTCAA GGAACGCTTATCCATTATCAGATCATACAATCTGGGTTTGTGAACATGTTGTGTGTTACAAGTTCTTTGGTCACAAT CACGGCCATGCTAACCAGGTTGTTGAATTGTTGAAAGAAATGTTGAGAGAGGAGATTACACCTGACTACATTACTTTTATTTCTGTTCTCTCTGCTTGTAGCCACACTGGTCGGGTTGAAGAAGGATTCTTCTACTTTAATTCAATGGTTGAAGTGCATGGTAGTAACCCTGGATATGAACATTATGCGTGCATAGTTGACTTGCTTGGTCGTGCTGAGCAGTTGAATAGAGCTAAGAGGTTTATAGAACTGATGCCTATCAAACCAGAGGCAGAGTTGCTTGATCTTTATTATGTTGCATATGAGGTTAGCAACTTTAGTTATATCTTTGACATTTCTTAA